The sequence below is a genomic window from Ciona intestinalis unplaced genomic scaffold, KH HT000141.2, whole genome shotgun sequence.
aagtccGGCTgtgcgaaaaaaaaacagtgtagcaatacccaatttgtagaaaaaaatgtaaactttatcaatagttataatcatttttctattattacaagttcatatacattttttaggatacaatatttatcaattgaagTTCGAACAAggcccattgtcgttcaaacaataccaattgtcataaaataatatatggtaggtaaccacagaaataaaaaagggtagaacgcgcaactttccaaaaccgtgatatattcttttttctattcacgtgaccgccaactccgtccccatttcccttcgtctccattgtaaaagataggcgcatagtatttttggaaggttttagctgtttattttaaaaactacaccaactattcaagtttgttaggctagtttagttatttggtacgttaacgcttaaagtttaccacttgtttaggaaatttaattatttaaaaaaattaattacaaatttcaaacaaacggttttttagaaatatatatatattagaaaatagttttttttacacaataacttcaaaaaaagtcaaaaaacgaagaaaaactacacaaaacgtcatcgactccattgactacaatagtaaacgggaacgacccgcgaaagagagacagtgtatcgtgttctctcctttgccgacattggagatgcgccttctattcctttttatttctgtgtagGTAACACGTTAAagactatagcagtagggcaagaaaagaatgttaaaacttgagtttcaaagcgtacagtattatttcgtgttatttacgtatattcctatttataaatacacttattatttaaaattaacaatgatttttaaatgtcccatcttatcctgtgtgttttcgaatttgtaaaatttcacctgttgtgcgaatcgctaaataactcctcgtttgttttattatatttatttgaattgttgtcaattaataaaggaatgataatactaattcgtggtattacacAAAAACCgccatctattttgattttggaaatatttggcaatgaGTGcctaagtgtcccatcttcccccactgtattatatataggcagtgaaatatttttttttaaaggattAGAAAACCTGCACGCTTTAACGTCGAGTGGAGGTTACGAATTGAGGGTGGAATTAGAAGATTGTGAGAATGATAGAAGATACGCCAAATACAAGTAAGCTAACTCCACATGAATCAAttaaactgaaatataaaaatatttcttgcaGTTCATTCGCAATTGGGTCGGGTGAGCAACAATATAGGTTGACGGCATCTGGATATTCGGGAAACGcaggtaatttttttctaaagcTTTTTTATCATAACTAAGAAAGATCTAATTGATTAAATATAACAGGGGATTCTTTAAGTTATCACAATGGTCGAGGGTTCACAACATGGGATGTTGACCATGATGAAAATAGGGGTAACTGTGCCGTGGATTATCATGGTGCTTGGTGGTATCGTGGTTGTTATCATTCCAACTTAAACGGGGAATATCTAAACTGTCAAACCGACAGCTACAGAGCTGCAAGTTGGCTTCGCTTCCGCGGAGATCGATATTTCCCTTAAATTTATAGAGATGAAGTTCAGACCCATTTGAGCGTCATTTACCATGCGATAACTTTAACTTCATGTATGTATGCAACTAATATTACCGCAGGTTATCGCATATggcttaaaaataaatcaatcactgtcaatttttgttgttattgtataaatagttaaatattatacGTATTAgcggaaattaaaaaaaatcgcatGTTTGAATCAGATCggtaaactgtttttaaaatatacagcgACATCAaggaacaaatattaaaaataatttacctcGATAGTGGGCGCAAACGCACCACATAAAACATATGCACGCTGATACATGGCTTTCATTCTAACAGACATTTGCGTTTTATTGTagaatgattttaaaatagttttatctaaatttaacacgcatcatacaaaaaaactgatACCAATTAAATCTAGATCAATAATCTGTAAATGAAATAGTAAGGTCTTATTTTTTCCCAAATCAAAATTGACATTTGTTGCATTACAGCAAAGTGAATGCACATTCAGACAATTAACGCCAGCCATAAATGAAGTTATTTTCGTAAACAGGTTTGTTCTTAAACtttctatttaatatttaaagtagGGATTATTAATGGGTTATCCAACTATCCAACGCAGTGCTCTTGAACCTTTcctgggttggtgaacccccaAAGTTGTTGCGACGAATTCCCCTGCCAATAGTTCATTAGcttttaacgtaaaactaatgacgtcatcaaggagaaatgcGTACGAGAATACGTCCCTGTTTAGCCGAAAAGCACTGCTAATCAAAATCAATTATAGGAACAAAATGCTTACGGTTAAAGAGAGGACTAGTTTCGCAATTTCCggtgatgcaagatatagaattcatataaaaaaaactgtgggaaagtggctaaatttgttaaaattgatcaaaactgaatattattgctggaaattgttgaagtttgtgatgcacccttgtatacccttttgcaCTAGTGCACCCTggggtgcaccgtgcacaccggttgaagagcactgatcTAACATTCACAAAAACACAAAGCTccacacgtggtaacttataagcgagCAATAGGTGTACGACGAGACAGAACCCTtacgttataacgactatcgttggcccgccacgcaaggatattAAGTTTCATTCTTTCTATGAAAAGCATTATAAAGCAAATAGTGTGGATAGTTTCTTTAATACGACTTCAAtagattttataatattaattacgctgtatagtagggtggggaaagatgggacaccttctcattctattttcttgtcccacttggtagtacacaaaaacattaagataaatattaaactgtatgtTTACGACTcccaactgtttaaaacacgatcaaaatattgatacaatttgtgttaaaggtgttccatcttaccccatcccaACCAAAGTTTAAAAGCGGCAAGTGCAGCATATGAATGGTAGTCTTTGCTTCTGTTTGCATTAGTAGGCTATTACTTCGGTAAGCGGCGGTTACTGACTTCATTTAGTTTTACTTTCGATTCCATGATAACAACACCAACTGAAACAGCTACGTTGTGAGGAAACCATCTGTTTATGGTAGAAATTTGTCTTTCGGAAAACTTCTGACAGCAAGAAATAGTCAGGAAACATATATATCCGCAATCGAAGACTGTTTATTTCTATGTCATTTTAAATCCGAATTTTGCCATTTAGTTAATCTATTGTATTAATGTGTTGAcaaactaatatatagtatttaaatatgagTTAGTTTTGATCGAATAGTGTATATATCAAGgtaactgtatatataaaagcaTTGGAGCGAAGAATAATACATTTTATCCATACTAGGCTATATTTTTGTAGTATTATCAATAATATATCGTTGCATAGAAGGAAAGTTCCGCATTATAAAACAGGTTTACTTAtaaagtaggatggggaagatgggacacctttagcacattatatcaaaatatcctgatcgtgtttttaacaattaactacggtctgtgggagtcgtgaggatacagttttataattctttgaatgttctttgtttactactaaataagacgAAAAAGTAGAGTTAAAAGgcttcccatcttccctcaccctataTACTGTATTAGAAATTTTCGGCTCTTTATAGTCGttcccgcttacaagttaccacgctTATTTACTTCGAAGTGACTTTTTCTTACGTGGttgaaaatttggacaacccattagtgaccacattggagtaacaacttttaaatatcttgcccaaggacacgaTATTCACAAAGGTAGCTGCATATGTAACATGTGTATATACTATACTACTGTAGACAAACTTAGCAATACGCAGTTGATCTATTTTCTCACTACGTTTGACACATATTAGCTATATACAATCAAATAAACGTCACTCTTATATTCAATTACCAGGAAAGTTTCATACTTAGAAACTTGCGAGTGAGTGCAATAGGTGGATGAAGCCACCACGTATTGTGTGCAATGGGACACCTGTGCCCCATTTTAACCGAAAAGACTTGTAGCATATATCGTAACCTTATAATACGTGCGTCATTTTCGGTGTAAATTGCTGCATAACAGGGTGATTCATATTGTATTGTCGCTTGTTTACCGATAATTACATCTTGTGTCATTATACCCGAAATATAGCTGCAGCAGCAACAGTATATGACCCATTGTATATGTCAATAGTGCAAAGAATGCAACAAACCGATGATGTAGCAATTAAgtgatatgtatatatatagattatacAGTCTGAACACAGTCTGAAATCAACGCTCTGGTAGTTGCTAGACATATAAACATTTTCtagattatatagtagggtgggggaagatgggacacctttagcacataatgtctaaatatcctgatcgtattttaaacaattactaacggtcaatagGAGTCATGAGcatttagtttaataatttcttgattgttctttgtttactactaaacggagcgagaaaatagaggtaaaaggtgtcccgtcttcccccaccctgctatattactTTAAGTTACACTCTTTGGTGTATTTATCTGAACAGTGTAACTTAAAAGTAATACAGTAAGAGTGTAACTGAAAACTTTACGTTTTAGACCGCTTGGACACTgaggaaaaaaattaaatttctttacCAAAGGAGTGGGATCAAATATGTATGTTCAGGTCTTTCTACTGCTGGTTGCGGTCACAGTGATATTACCGTTTAATGTGACAGCAAGTAAGTCTATATACCTCGCATACTgctgataaataaatattttaatgattgaatgtaacttatttatcctcgcgtgacggggctatacgacagtcgttataacacgggtgttctgtttaaattacatatagtaagggtggggaagatgggacacttttagcacataatatccaagtaacctgattgtgtttatacaactaacagcagtctatgggagtcgtgaggacaaggttttataattctttgaatgttctttgtttactaccaaaacgaacggaaaaaaataataaaaaggtgtcccatcttaccccaccttactatataattaGTATTTTCAGATTAAACCGCACAGAAATATgacaactaaataaaatatgaacaaataCTTTTTACGATTTTGTCTttactatatacaataataggtaacagtttcttttatttgtctctttaattGCGATAGCGAATATTAAAAAACGGAAAAAGGAAGTTATagccacaaaacaacagttgataaaaaacaagtaccattaaaatattttacatttaattggtcGAAAGaggcgtggtcgctacacctggCAGACACACAATGAGCCAAGTTAGACTACTAACAAGTTAAGCCTTCACCAGGACTTGAAAATaactaaagtttttatttacagatgAAACGGACGAGCTTGGGTGTCCCGTTTCTCCGATGACGTCACGCAcccaagaaaaaaataatcgacttgatgacgtcagtgtAACTTGTGGGTTGGACCAAGTTAGTATCAGGTCGGacataaaatttacttttgttttatgtagAATATCTAATACAGTtttcataatataatgtttggcGCTGTCCTGGCAGTGattaaatgattaaaaatcTTACCATTTAAACAAGGAATAGTTGGTTCGAggttcacgtgcgtcgtagtttagcttTCAcctgcgtcgtagtttgacctttacgtgcgtcgtagtttgacctttacgtgcttCGTAGTTTAACATTCACgcgcgtcgtagtttgacctttacgtgcgtcgtagtttaacctttacgtgcgtcgtagtttaaccttcacgtgcgtcgtagtttaacattcacgtgtgtcgtagtttgaccttcacgcgcgtcgtagtttgacctttacttgcgtcgtagtttaaccttcacgcgcgtcgtagtttaaccttcacgcgcgtcgtagtttaaccttcacgtgcgtcgtagtttgacctttacgtgcgttttgtttaaccttcacgtgcgtcgtagtttaacctttacttgcgtcgtagtttgacctttacttGCGTCAGTTtaaccttcacgtgcgtcgtagtttaaccttcacgtgcgtcgtagtttaacctttacgtgcgtcgtagtttaaccttcacgtgcgtcgtagtttgaccttcacgcgcgtcgtagtttaaccttcacgtttgtcgtagtttgacctttacgtgcgttttgtttaaccttcacgtgcgtcgtagtttgacctttccgcgcgtcgtagtttaacctttacgtgcgtcgtagtttaaccttcacgtgcgtcgtagtttgatcTTCACAGTGGCAGCCACCATTGGAGCAATTGTGTTCTGTGGTTTAccaatgtaagttttttaacctactttataaataataaaaaatccaaaaataaaaatcccaTCTTTTGTGTGGTAAGTCTAAACACAAGTTGCatggaacaaaacacccgtgatATATAACTCTGTCAGTGCCggccacgccaggataaataatttacttcTATGATATTTTAAGAATAATAAGTTGTACATACATTCACCGAAAAGAAGAATTAATTAATACCATgcacaaacaaattaaatcaaCCATCCCCCTGGCCCCAGTATTCCAGCATGTGGCCTTACTAAAGCCGGTGTATCACCCAACCACCTCTACGTATCCCCTGAAGACCAGGACCCCACTTCAGTTGCTGATGAATGCAAATCAACTGTGGTTCAATCCCCAAATGGTGGATATGTTTCACAGATTAACATGGACAACGCCTACAACTGTGGAGCTGTATCTGCTGTGAGTGAAAGATGTTTCTGGTTTTCAACTCGTTTTagtcaatatttttcaatatttgcagactgaatttttttcatttattttttatcaaaaacgtttagttttatataccCTTAAAATAGCAGAAAGTCATACTAAAGCACCTATGGTtgggttttaatattatacattataatCATCCACAATGTTACAGACGTGGTAACCCATGAACAGATACAACATGTATAAAatgaaacacccgtgttataatgacagGAAAAATAggattcattcattaattcttTCATTTCTAATCTTTTTCAGATATCTCCAAGATTTATCAGAACCACTTACAACTTGCAAGCAAACTTAAAGTCAGGATGTGGCGTCCTTACGGCCTCATTCCAGTGTGTATTTGATCGCTCATCGCAAAGGAATGGAAACAGAAACATTGCCCCGAcccaaaaaaacatgtaaatttatacaatttacaaattagtttgtaaattaatgagcattcttaaaaaattacttcttgcaaaaaaacaacattctaaaagctattttttaaaactcaaaGCAAGCATGAAGTGAATATCCAAAAAGTTGACAGCGTGTGAccgtataaaatagaacaccacTTTGTCGTTTAAAGTGATTTGCTTTAAAGTCTGACCccacttttatattttcagaaaACTATTTCTAAAACCCTCAAGGGAAAATAAGAAGTATAAAGTAAGCACTAGCTTTTACACTGACGGAACATTTCAAACTAAATTGCAAAATCCCACTGTGAACAATGGTGATCCAATTTATGCTGAAGCCAGACTGGATAGTACAAACACTGACCTAACTCTAAAGGTGAGGGGTTCAATTCACTTCGTAAAATTTATATCACTTTGTCTTTGTGTAATATCAAGCTTGggagtgttggggtaatgagccaactctggtccaaATCCAAGGTACCATAGTGTGCCATGCTATAACACCTCATCTTTATAGAagaatgaatgtgaatgaatgtaagttactttattttcGCGTGGCTGGGAatcaacagtcgttatcacacgggtttaacacctcgtgccagcttacgagttaccatgtttgttactttgtgggtgattattttttggggggattttttttatttgtttatgtatggctgataatttggacaacctattagtgaccactgggttggagcaattgccggtaagtcttgcccaaggacacatacgcccacaatggtaaatGCATCGagacttgaacccattacctctgggttacaggcaggcgcactaaccactacgccactgCGCTGGACTACAAGAATATAGAATAGTTACAAGAATAGAATGACTAACTTTTCTCGTGTTTTCCGTACAGGGGAATACGTGTTATGCATCAGCTTGTAAGGATGGTGGTAAATGTCCAGAGCAGTACCTCTTCTTAAACCAAGGGTTTGTTTattcacttttgtttttataacactatGTTTATAACACTATTTATAAATCATTACATCAAAATTACAATTAATGGGTTTTTTTATAATCAGGTAAAGCCTGCGTTCGCCATTCTTAATTTCAACACTATTTGGCTTTGTCATATAATGTGCGGAATCATTGCTTtgttcttaaaataaaataagggTAAAACAAACTTAGAAAATTaagagtttttaaacaaatgaattaaACATAACACATAGCATTGATTGATTGTGTATTAACAatatctatttatatttaacacattaGATGTCCAGTTGATGGTGTGAGCTACAATGCAACTAACACTCGTGGTCGCTTTGGcataaaaagttttgaatttttatatgGTAGAAACGGACTTACTTATTTGCATTGTGAATGGACTGTTTGCAACAAGAAATATCACCCATGCAAATCATCTGTAAGTATTTGAGTTGTATTTGTCTATAAAGatgaaaaatatcaaataaataatcacccacaaagttacatctgtggtaacttgtaagcaggcacaaagtgCATGAAGTGTATATATTGCGGTGTCACTTTTTCAACCAAATGTGTTTGCTTTATCTATAattgtgttgtaacgactgacTTCTTTCCAAGCACATTACATTCCTTGCCACTCTAACAGAAGATGGTAAGAAAGCTATGACaaacaaacctaaaaaaaaatattgtttgttttttttttcaagaatgccattttattttatattttacaggaGTGTGAAACGAAAAGAGAAAAGCGCGAAGTACAGACTGTGGATCAACCTGGTTGTGAAATGCTTGTCACATTTAAACCAATTCGTGTTATACCAACATGTGATAAGGTAATCTAAtacattgaataaaaacatgtttatcctGGCAGAGTGGGACcacaatagtcgttataacacgagtgttctgttttatacacctcgtgccgtttacgagttaccacatatgtaactttgtggataattttttttttctgtatggctgacaatttagacaactcattagtagC
It includes:
- the LOC104266671 gene encoding alpha-tectorin-like; translated protein: MYVQVFLLLVAVTVILPFNVTANETDELGCPVSPMTSRTQEKNNRLDDVSVTCGLDQVSISIPACGLTKAGVSPNHLYVSPEDQDPTSVADECKSTVVQSPNGGYVSQINMDNAYNCGAVSAISPRFIRTTYNLQANLKSGCGVLTASFQCVFDRSSQRNGNRNIAPTQKNIKLFLKPSRENKKYKVSTSFYTDGTFQTKLQNPTVNNGDPIYAEARLDSTNTDLTLKGNTCYASACKDGGKCPEQYLFLNQGCPVDGVSYNATNTRGRFGIKSFEFLYGRNGLTYLHCEWTVCNKKYHPCKSSECETKREKREVQTVDQPGCEMLVTFKPIRVIPTCDKPDTCGQLCNVVGDNVVCSCNEGYKLDDDGKSCVQL